The Nesterenkonia xinjiangensis genome contains a region encoding:
- a CDS encoding DUF3499 domain-containing protein: MIPARPSPSGCRTEDGPLRRTAPAPAGAPVGSRRRPPLGLSTVDSSRRCTRSGCGRPAVATLTYSYQDSTVVVGPMSVYSEPHSYDLCAHHADTVNPPRGWEVMRLDYPSAPAEPQDDLLALADAVRHGEDADRAAQRARAEQNPAEETGARAPGSLPTRESRSRIEPPTPEAALTRGHLRMLKD, translated from the coding sequence GTGATCCCAGCCAGACCGTCCCCGTCCGGCTGCCGCACTGAAGATGGGCCGCTTCGCCGAACTGCTCCTGCACCTGCCGGTGCGCCTGTTGGGTCCCGGCGTCGGCCTCCGTTAGGGTTGAGCACCGTGGATTCCTCGCGACGATGCACTCGAAGTGGCTGTGGGCGACCGGCTGTCGCCACGCTGACCTACAGCTACCAAGACTCCACGGTCGTCGTGGGGCCGATGAGCGTGTACTCAGAGCCTCACAGCTACGACCTCTGCGCCCACCACGCCGACACGGTGAACCCGCCGCGCGGCTGGGAGGTGATGCGCCTGGACTACCCCTCAGCTCCCGCCGAGCCGCAGGATGACCTGCTGGCCCTGGCCGACGCCGTGCGGCACGGCGAGGACGCCGACCGAGCCGCCCAGCGTGCTCGTGCCGAGCAGAACCCGGCGGAAGAGACCGGCGCCCGTGCCCCGGGGAGCCTGCCCACCCGGGAGAGCCGCAGCCGGATCGAACCGCCCACTCCTGAGGCGGCCCTCACGCGCGGCCACCTGCGCATGCTGAAGGACTGA
- the manA gene encoding mannose-6-phosphate isomerase, class I has protein sequence MFRMTNPVRDYAWGSTTAFSRLFGLPADGPQAELWMGAHPAAPSQVVVDGAPTGLDALCEGRPELLDGHDGFPYLFKVLAADRPLSIQTHPTRERAQAGFAAEDAAGIPRDSPRRSYKDTHHKPELVVAVEDFSALCGFRPSPAAADDVAVLRSLLADVSAGSTADVPMLAALEQLQHLLEAERLAEALELILRGERGAFARTAAAVVEMLDETGTEKSGLDPTAADTLRCAGSAFPDDPGLIVALLLNRVDLSPGQALYLPAGNLHAYLHGVAVEIMANSDNVLRGGLTSKHIDVDELLAVTDAAVLPVPWCTPASVDEHRRRYAPDCEEFQLEHLSLGAHRRETGQETAAVRIRPHGPSVLLCLRGELHVEGEAADGTSLVLRAGESAFLAPDEGVSVSAEAESEAFLAAPGRPGQD, from the coding sequence ATGTTCAGGATGACCAACCCCGTACGCGACTATGCCTGGGGCTCGACCACTGCGTTCAGCCGGCTCTTCGGCCTGCCTGCCGACGGACCGCAGGCCGAGCTGTGGATGGGTGCCCACCCTGCGGCCCCCTCCCAGGTGGTAGTCGACGGCGCGCCCACCGGCCTCGATGCCCTGTGCGAAGGCCGCCCCGAGCTGCTGGACGGGCACGACGGATTCCCCTACCTGTTCAAGGTGCTGGCCGCCGACCGGCCGCTGTCCATCCAGACCCATCCCACCAGGGAACGCGCCCAGGCAGGCTTCGCCGCCGAGGATGCGGCCGGGATCCCCCGGGACTCCCCACGACGCAGCTACAAGGACACTCACCACAAGCCGGAGCTGGTGGTGGCGGTGGAGGACTTCTCCGCGCTCTGCGGGTTCCGCCCATCTCCGGCGGCCGCCGACGACGTCGCCGTACTGCGCAGTCTGCTGGCCGACGTCTCAGCCGGCAGCACGGCCGACGTGCCGATGCTCGCGGCGCTGGAGCAGCTGCAGCATCTCCTGGAGGCTGAACGCCTGGCCGAGGCCCTGGAACTGATCCTGCGCGGAGAACGCGGAGCCTTCGCGAGGACCGCTGCCGCCGTGGTCGAGATGCTGGACGAGACGGGCACGGAAAAGTCCGGGCTGGACCCGACGGCTGCAGACACCCTGCGGTGTGCCGGCTCCGCCTTCCCGGACGACCCCGGCCTGATCGTGGCGCTGCTGCTGAACCGGGTGGATCTCTCCCCCGGCCAGGCCCTGTACCTGCCCGCCGGGAACCTGCATGCCTACCTGCACGGGGTGGCCGTGGAGATCATGGCCAACTCGGACAATGTGCTGCGCGGCGGGCTGACGTCCAAGCACATCGATGTGGACGAACTGCTGGCCGTGACGGACGCGGCGGTGCTGCCGGTGCCCTGGTGCACCCCTGCCTCGGTGGACGAGCACCGACGGCGCTACGCCCCGGACTGCGAGGAGTTCCAGCTCGAGCATCTGTCCCTGGGGGCTCACCGCCGGGAGACCGGTCAGGAGACCGCTGCCGTTCGAATCCGCCCCCATGGGCCGAGCGTGCTGCTGTGCCTGCGTGGCGAGCTCCACGTCGAGGGCGAAGCCGCCGACGGGACCTCGCTGGTCCTTCGAGCCGGTGAGTCGGCGTTCCTGGCTCCGGATGAGGGCGTCTCCGTGAGCGCCGAGGCTGAGTCTGAAGCTTTCCTCGCCGCACCCGGCCGTCCGGGGCAGGACTGA
- a CDS encoding TIGR03089 family protein gives MTPLSLGTGSHGVPRDFPALMELLGSRPQPAVVWYGPSEDRVELSGRVLQNWAIKLVGLFREEAELELGDHVLVDVAPHWKACAVVLAASSLGCQVTLGRPREIEAEEVRLVVTDRPQAWEASEALGDAELAALSPGLLDDSYADALGEDIPGWVLDVSAEVRQHPDQLLDPLPQVALPAHEGASTAGSELMARRDVICADAEGLAVILDSAQRWTAWRAQAWDPQAPGAMLHAWAGSGTVVVVDARSPGGRDEIWDRVLRNEGVD, from the coding sequence ATGACACCGCTCAGCCTGGGCACAGGATCCCACGGAGTTCCCAGGGACTTCCCAGCTCTGATGGAGCTGCTGGGGTCCCGGCCCCAGCCCGCCGTCGTCTGGTATGGGCCGTCCGAGGACCGCGTGGAGCTCTCTGGAAGGGTCCTGCAGAACTGGGCGATCAAGCTGGTCGGGCTCTTCCGCGAAGAGGCCGAGCTGGAGCTCGGCGATCATGTGCTGGTGGACGTCGCCCCGCATTGGAAGGCCTGCGCCGTCGTGCTGGCGGCCAGCTCACTGGGCTGCCAGGTGACGCTGGGCCGCCCTCGGGAGATCGAGGCGGAGGAGGTCCGCCTGGTGGTCACCGACCGGCCCCAGGCCTGGGAGGCGTCCGAGGCGCTCGGCGACGCCGAACTGGCGGCCCTGTCCCCCGGCCTGCTCGATGACTCCTACGCCGACGCCCTCGGAGAAGACATCCCCGGATGGGTGCTCGATGTCTCCGCGGAGGTCCGCCAGCACCCCGATCAGCTCCTGGACCCGCTGCCGCAGGTCGCCCTTCCAGCGCACGAGGGGGCCAGCACAGCCGGATCCGAGCTGATGGCGCGCCGCGACGTCATCTGCGCCGACGCGGAGGGCCTGGCCGTCATCCTCGACTCTGCCCAGCGATGGACGGCCTGGCGCGCCCAGGCCTGGGACCCGCAGGCACCAGGAGCGATGCTCCACGCCTGGGCCGGCAGCGGGACAGTGGTGGTGGTCGACGCCCGCAGCCCTGGGGGCCGCGACGAGATCTGGGATCGGGTGCTCAGGAACGAGGGTGTCGACTGA
- a CDS encoding GtrA family protein yields the protein MISRLLFRARDLFLALWRELAKFGVVGGVAFVIDSAIFLWLLSGPLDDSQLKAKVVAGAVATMFSWVANRYWTFRHSRTRGKMRELMMFLLMNAIGLGIQTGCVGVSKYLLGMDSVTQVFIAGNVIGLVLATAFRFVAYKFWVFTGEAEVEHEPGPHMISDRELLTGDIPVVTGEHRPARDEDLSRHPRS from the coding sequence ATGATCTCCCGCCTCTTGTTCCGCGCCCGCGACCTCTTCCTCGCCCTGTGGCGGGAGCTCGCCAAGTTCGGCGTGGTCGGCGGCGTGGCGTTCGTGATCGACTCCGCGATCTTCCTCTGGCTCCTCAGCGGGCCGCTCGACGACTCCCAGCTCAAGGCGAAGGTCGTCGCCGGTGCGGTGGCCACCATGTTCTCCTGGGTCGCGAACCGGTACTGGACCTTCCGGCACAGCCGTACTCGCGGCAAGATGCGTGAACTGATGATGTTCCTGCTGATGAACGCTATCGGGCTGGGAATCCAGACCGGCTGCGTGGGCGTGAGCAAGTACCTCCTGGGGATGGACTCGGTCACCCAGGTGTTCATCGCCGGCAACGTCATCGGCCTGGTGCTGGCCACCGCGTTCCGCTTCGTGGCCTATAAGTTCTGGGTCTTCACCGGCGAGGCCGAGGTCGAGCATGAGCCGGGTCCGCACATGATCTCCGACCGCGAGCTGCTCACCGGGGACATCCCTGTGGTCACCGGAGAGCACCGGCCCGCCCGCGACGAGGATCTCAGTCGACACCCTCGTTCCTGA
- a CDS encoding LCP family protein: protein MTPANVTYHRFTTEPEVVRSPQRGSSTDRTRRAVLLLAMTLFLPGSAQIAAGHRGFGRKAVAVTIAVWAVLLVGVVMFFTLRGLVLGLATRPFTLWMLTVLLGALAVGWAVLWIDTFRLLRITTLAPGLKPIMAVATVLLMAITSGGLGYAAHLVNESRGSLSGIFSAGPAIDAVDGRYNFLLLGADAGEGREGLRPDSIHVVSVNENSGESILISIPRNFQNARFNEGSPLWDAYPTGYDCGNECIINFLYTDVMNHHQDLYPDADDPGAEAMMDATSGILDLDVNGYVMIDMDGFAHLIDAMGGVTVDSGGWVPYRGPRPDGTWGDNWWGPGEHTFSGEDALAYARSRTFSSDYNRIQRQQCIQQAMIAQFNPQTLLTRFTEIMDAGEQVVETNLPQSQLGSFLDLAVDAKEQKPQRLVLGAPDFGSAGDQFSTYPDFDEIHQRVDELIEQEEGGGSWFSSAGPQKPVLGAAVVTTASVETRDAVEDDEPSLEDETEIPTQPDGSPLTVEYLRDLQDAGQQGVLEEAASSNYECTPLR from the coding sequence ATGACCCCGGCGAACGTCACCTATCACCGCTTCACGACCGAACCCGAGGTCGTCCGCAGCCCGCAGAGGGGCTCCTCCACCGACCGCACCCGGCGGGCCGTCCTGCTGCTGGCCATGACCCTGTTCCTGCCCGGCTCCGCGCAGATCGCCGCCGGCCACCGGGGCTTCGGGCGCAAGGCTGTGGCGGTGACGATCGCGGTCTGGGCGGTGCTGCTGGTCGGCGTCGTCATGTTCTTCACGCTGCGCGGGCTGGTGCTGGGCCTGGCGACCCGTCCCTTCACCCTGTGGATGCTCACCGTGCTGCTCGGCGCCCTGGCCGTCGGCTGGGCCGTCCTGTGGATCGACACCTTCCGACTGCTGCGGATCACCACCCTCGCGCCCGGGCTGAAGCCGATCATGGCCGTCGCCACCGTGCTGCTGATGGCGATCACCTCGGGCGGACTGGGCTACGCCGCGCACCTAGTCAACGAGTCCCGCGGGTCGCTCTCGGGCATCTTCAGCGCCGGCCCGGCCATCGACGCCGTCGACGGCCGGTACAACTTCCTGCTGCTCGGCGCCGACGCGGGCGAGGGCCGCGAAGGGCTGCGCCCGGACTCCATCCACGTGGTCAGCGTCAACGAGAACAGCGGAGAGTCGATCCTCATCTCCATCCCGCGGAACTTCCAGAACGCACGGTTCAACGAGGGATCCCCCCTCTGGGACGCCTACCCCACCGGCTATGACTGCGGCAACGAGTGCATCATCAACTTCCTCTACACGGATGTGATGAACCACCATCAGGACCTCTACCCCGACGCCGACGACCCCGGCGCCGAAGCGATGATGGACGCCACCTCCGGCATCCTGGACCTCGACGTCAACGGCTACGTGATGATCGACATGGACGGCTTCGCCCACCTCATCGACGCCATGGGCGGGGTCACCGTGGACTCCGGAGGCTGGGTCCCCTACCGCGGCCCGCGACCGGACGGCACCTGGGGCGACAACTGGTGGGGCCCCGGAGAGCACACCTTCAGCGGCGAGGACGCGCTGGCCTACGCACGCTCCCGCACGTTCTCCTCCGACTACAACCGCATCCAGCGGCAGCAGTGCATCCAGCAGGCGATGATCGCCCAGTTCAACCCGCAGACCCTGCTCACCCGGTTCACCGAGATCATGGATGCCGGCGAGCAGGTCGTGGAGACCAACCTGCCGCAGTCACAGCTGGGCTCCTTCCTGGACCTCGCCGTGGACGCCAAGGAGCAGAAGCCGCAGCGCCTGGTCCTGGGGGCCCCGGACTTCGGCTCAGCCGGCGATCAGTTCTCCACCTACCCGGACTTCGATGAGATCCATCAACGCGTGGACGAGCTCATCGAGCAGGAGGAGGGAGGCGGCAGCTGGTTCAGCTCCGCCGGACCGCAGAAGCCGGTGCTGGGCGCCGCGGTGGTCACCACCGCCTCCGTGGAGACCCGTGATGCCGTGGAGGATGACGAGCCCTCCCTGGAGGATGAGACCGAGATCCCCACCCAGCCCGACGGCTCCCCCCTGACCGTGGAGTACCTGCGGGACCTGCAGGACGCCGGACAGCAGGGCGTCCTGGAAGAGGCAGCCTCCAGCAACTATGAGTGCACACCGCTGCGCTGA
- the purE gene encoding 5-(carboxyamino)imidazole ribonucleotide mutase, with protein sequence MADDSSPLVGLVMGSNSDWPTMKAAAAALDEFGIPFEADVVSAHRMAEEMIDYGRTAHDRGLRVIIAGAGGAAHLPGMLASVTPLPVIGVPVALRHLDGMDSLLSIVQMPAGVPVATVSIGGARNAGLLAVRTLASGDGDLAARLREQLVEFAADLSAQAHAKGASLREEAAELPTYRRRHTHS encoded by the coding sequence ATGGCCGATGACTCCAGCCCACTGGTCGGACTCGTGATGGGTTCGAACTCCGACTGGCCCACCATGAAGGCTGCCGCCGCGGCTCTCGACGAGTTCGGCATCCCCTTTGAAGCCGACGTCGTCTCCGCCCACCGGATGGCCGAGGAGATGATCGACTACGGGCGCACCGCCCACGACCGAGGGCTGCGGGTGATCATCGCCGGCGCCGGCGGAGCGGCCCATCTGCCCGGGATGCTCGCCTCCGTGACACCGCTGCCGGTGATCGGCGTGCCGGTGGCGCTGCGGCACCTCGACGGCATGGACTCGCTGCTGTCCATCGTCCAGATGCCAGCCGGGGTCCCGGTGGCCACCGTGTCGATCGGCGGGGCGCGCAACGCCGGGCTCCTGGCCGTGCGCACCCTGGCCTCCGGCGACGGTGACCTGGCCGCCCGCCTGCGCGAGCAGCTCGTGGAGTTCGCCGCCGACCTCTCCGCGCAGGCTCACGCGAAAGGGGCCTCGCTGCGCGAGGAGGCCGCTGAGCTGCCCACCTACCGTCGTCGCCACACGCATTCCTGA
- a CDS encoding WhiB family transcriptional regulator translates to MGNAQRLSDEQHEHSRAAQRPSLDVPADWFVDPADPQAADRLEHGRSLDDQATSFLAAHEKAEKHPEITPQSEDDVEPPVALSEAPSRRTEPEVQPVRNEAWLGLPSLIPAEQIEGELAWQVDALCAQTDPEAFFPEKGGSTRDAKKVCGACHVQQECLDYALANDERFGIWGGLSERERRKLRKRAV, encoded by the coding sequence ATGGGGAACGCACAGCGGCTGAGCGACGAGCAGCACGAGCACTCTCGCGCCGCCCAGCGACCCTCGCTGGACGTCCCTGCCGATTGGTTCGTGGACCCGGCGGACCCGCAGGCCGCGGACCGGCTGGAGCACGGACGCTCCCTGGATGACCAGGCCACCTCTTTCCTTGCCGCCCATGAAAAGGCGGAGAAGCACCCCGAGATCACCCCACAGTCCGAGGACGACGTCGAGCCGCCGGTCGCGCTCAGTGAGGCTCCTTCCCGCCGCACTGAGCCCGAGGTCCAGCCCGTCCGAAACGAGGCGTGGCTCGGACTGCCGTCGCTGATCCCTGCGGAGCAGATCGAGGGCGAGCTCGCCTGGCAGGTCGACGCGCTCTGCGCACAGACCGACCCCGAGGCCTTCTTCCCGGAGAAGGGCGGGTCGACCCGGGACGCGAAGAAGGTCTGCGGTGCCTGCCACGTCCAGCAGGAATGCCTGGACTACGCCTTGGCCAATGACGAGCGATTCGGCATCTGGGGAGGTCTCTCCGAGCGCGAGCGCCGCAAGCTGCGGAAGCGAGCGGTCTGA
- a CDS encoding 5-(carboxyamino)imidazole ribonucleotide synthase, which yields MTPAEAHSSVTPPHLAAAARGDAPRVGVLGDGQLARMMAPAAVELGIELRLLASSADSSAGQVIPRTTLGDYRSVADVLGFAGEVDVITFDHEHVPAEVLTALIDQGTALHPGPEALHYAQDKLAMRRAVEELGLPNPRWAEVHSVEELIGFGEETGWPVVLKTSRGGYDGKGVRIIASAETAVQAQDWFDRAAAQHTGLLAEEKVPFTRELSAQVARSALGEIRAYPVVESNQAHGVCDEVIAPAPHSHPTHMEDAASIARLIAERLAVTGMLAVELFEIAEGERAGVYVNELAMRPHNSGHWSMDGAVTGQFEQHLRAVLGLPLGSTAPIAGPGSRTVMKNLFGASAPNLHAGVPDAARHLPESRIHLYGKEPRPGRKVGHVNLVLAPEPGEPAVAAGELQRARQAAARAAELITETTAARPHHDEGTGTDGR from the coding sequence GTGACTCCAGCCGAAGCCCACTCATCAGTGACCCCGCCCCACCTGGCAGCTGCGGCCCGCGGCGATGCGCCGCGCGTCGGCGTCCTCGGAGACGGCCAGCTGGCCCGCATGATGGCGCCGGCCGCCGTGGAGCTCGGCATCGAGCTGCGGCTGCTCGCCAGCTCCGCGGACTCCTCCGCCGGTCAGGTGATTCCCCGCACCACCCTCGGGGACTACCGCTCCGTGGCAGACGTGCTGGGCTTCGCCGGCGAGGTCGACGTCATCACCTTCGACCATGAACACGTCCCGGCCGAGGTGCTCACCGCGCTGATCGACCAGGGCACGGCACTGCACCCAGGCCCAGAAGCCCTGCACTACGCCCAGGACAAGCTGGCCATGCGCCGCGCCGTCGAGGAGCTCGGCCTGCCCAACCCGCGCTGGGCGGAGGTGCACAGCGTCGAGGAGCTGATCGGTTTCGGCGAGGAGACCGGCTGGCCCGTGGTCCTCAAGACCTCGCGCGGCGGCTACGACGGCAAGGGCGTGCGCATCATCGCCTCCGCTGAGACCGCCGTCCAAGCTCAGGACTGGTTCGACCGCGCCGCAGCCCAGCACACCGGGCTGCTCGCCGAGGAGAAGGTCCCCTTCACCCGTGAGCTCTCCGCCCAGGTGGCACGCTCCGCCCTCGGCGAGATCCGTGCCTATCCTGTGGTCGAGTCCAACCAGGCCCACGGCGTCTGCGATGAGGTCATCGCCCCCGCCCCGCACTCCCACCCCACCCATATGGAGGACGCCGCGAGCATCGCCCGGCTCATCGCCGAGCGCCTCGCCGTGACCGGGATGCTCGCCGTGGAGCTCTTCGAAATCGCCGAGGGCGAGCGCGCCGGCGTCTACGTCAACGAGCTGGCCATGCGTCCCCACAACTCGGGCCACTGGTCCATGGACGGGGCCGTCACCGGTCAGTTCGAGCAGCACCTGCGCGCGGTGCTGGGCCTCCCCCTGGGCTCCACCGCCCCGATCGCCGGCCCCGGCAGCCGCACCGTGATGAAGAACCTCTTCGGAGCCTCCGCGCCGAACCTGCACGCCGGAGTGCCCGACGCCGCCCGCCACCTGCCCGAGAGCAGGATCCACCTCTACGGCAAGGAGCCCCGCCCCGGGCGCAAGGTGGGCCATGTGAACCTGGTGCTGGCTCCAGAGCCCGGCGAGCCCGCCGTCGCCGCCGGGGAGCTCCAGCGCGCCCGGCAGGCCGCTGCACGCGCCGCGGAGCTGATCACCGAGACGACTGCCGCACGACCACACCACGACGAAGGGACCGGCACCGATGGCCGATGA
- a CDS encoding DUF5719 family protein yields MSAKKVRRHIRQLKKERRQELRRAARQEPEAVPAEPVAEDAAIGPAEPPKREEPPEREEVPEPADAAEQPELLAEPEQPEQPELLAEPEQPEQPERTRRPGAGVRAGAVLATLGILGVVGGSVALDPRGGSTEPGGVAAAAFPAADSGTAAVCPPMPGLADSLSTDGLLQYRDRDDSAAVRFQALVLAADAEGTFPAAWWAQLGQEYRVNTTELTDPKESESVDLDQLPPDPPALGELDAVYESFGGMTRAPLLEVQGLPSGVSGAGAARYTYLADSGPVTGLATATCTVPQRSQWFFGPEVGAGSTSLLTLANPFDRPATVEVVGYDTDGHRGSSGTRTLVVPGESVRTVNIAALAGSDPEFAVAVQASGAPVSAQLQSSRAVGLTGQGIDFLPGRAAPAVEHVMPGIPVPESTEEDPAPRPAQLWIHAPGDTRTTMEVQVYGADGVELLEGPAVFTVEPGEVDTVDLRGLDAGVYDVVVRSDEPTHVAVSSHGIDGGEPAEDTAALDFSWQVGATALSEGSGALIPDVGESELRLTSLQDESRLSYRLLDEDGEFSDAQEVTVPAEGELTLSPDDLGDAVAVVVDEAEPGVYAAMTTRDEERLSLSTVDLLRDPSQTVPVRLPH; encoded by the coding sequence GTGAGTGCGAAGAAGGTCCGCCGTCATATCCGTCAGCTGAAGAAGGAGCGTCGTCAGGAGCTCCGCCGTGCCGCGCGGCAGGAGCCGGAGGCCGTCCCGGCTGAGCCTGTGGCGGAGGATGCCGCCATCGGGCCCGCTGAGCCGCCAAAGCGGGAAGAGCCGCCCGAGCGGGAAGAGGTGCCGGAGCCGGCAGACGCGGCGGAGCAGCCTGAGCTGCTCGCAGAGCCTGAACAGCCTGAACAGCCTGAGCTGCTCGCAGAGCCTGAACAGCCTGAACAGCCGGAGCGCACCCGTCGTCCTGGTGCGGGCGTGCGCGCCGGCGCGGTGCTGGCCACTCTGGGCATCCTCGGAGTGGTGGGCGGCTCGGTGGCGCTGGACCCGCGCGGCGGATCCACCGAGCCGGGAGGGGTCGCCGCGGCTGCATTCCCCGCCGCGGACTCCGGCACGGCTGCCGTGTGTCCGCCGATGCCGGGGCTGGCCGACTCGTTGAGCACGGATGGGCTGCTCCAGTACCGAGACCGTGACGACTCCGCCGCCGTCCGCTTCCAGGCGCTGGTGCTGGCGGCCGATGCCGAGGGCACCTTCCCGGCGGCCTGGTGGGCTCAGTTGGGGCAGGAGTACCGGGTGAACACCACGGAGCTGACTGATCCTAAGGAGTCCGAGAGCGTCGACCTGGACCAGCTGCCGCCGGATCCGCCCGCACTGGGGGAGCTGGATGCGGTCTACGAATCGTTCGGGGGGATGACCCGTGCCCCCCTGCTGGAGGTCCAGGGGCTGCCCAGCGGGGTCTCCGGCGCGGGGGCGGCGCGCTACACCTACCTCGCCGACTCCGGCCCGGTGACCGGCCTGGCCACCGCGACATGCACCGTTCCGCAGCGTTCCCAGTGGTTCTTCGGCCCTGAGGTCGGGGCCGGGTCCACCTCGCTGCTGACCTTGGCCAACCCTTTCGACCGTCCCGCCACCGTGGAGGTGGTCGGCTATGACACCGACGGGCACCGCGGCTCCTCGGGAACTCGCACCCTGGTGGTGCCCGGCGAGTCCGTGCGCACCGTCAACATCGCGGCACTGGCCGGATCGGATCCGGAGTTCGCCGTCGCCGTGCAGGCCTCCGGCGCACCGGTCTCTGCTCAGCTGCAGTCCTCCCGCGCGGTGGGGCTCACCGGTCAGGGCATCGACTTCCTTCCGGGACGTGCCGCCCCCGCCGTCGAGCATGTGATGCCGGGGATCCCGGTGCCTGAGTCGACGGAGGAGGATCCCGCGCCCCGTCCCGCCCAGCTGTGGATCCATGCCCCCGGCGACACCCGGACCACCATGGAGGTCCAGGTCTATGGGGCGGACGGCGTGGAGCTGCTGGAGGGCCCTGCGGTCTTCACAGTGGAGCCCGGCGAGGTGGACACCGTCGATCTGCGCGGGCTCGACGCCGGGGTGTACGACGTCGTCGTCCGCTCCGATGAACCCACGCACGTGGCCGTCTCCAGCCACGGGATCGACGGTGGGGAGCCCGCCGAGGACACCGCTGCGCTGGACTTCTCCTGGCAGGTCGGTGCCACGGCGCTCTCGGAGGGCTCGGGCGCGCTCATCCCGGACGTGGGGGAGTCGGAGCTGCGGCTGACCAGCCTGCAGGATGAGTCTCGGCTCAGCTACCGGCTGCTCGACGAGGACGGAGAGTTCTCAGATGCCCAGGAGGTGACCGTGCCGGCGGAAGGAGAGCTGACGCTGAGCCCGGATGATCTCGGTGATGCCGTCGCCGTCGTCGTGGACGAGGCGGAGCCGGGCGTCTATGCCGCGATGACCACCCGTGACGAGGAACGTCTCTCGCTGAGCACCGTGGACCTTCTGCGTGATCCCAGCCAGACCGTCCCCGTCCGGCTGCCGCACTGA
- a CDS encoding trypsin-like serine peptidase translates to MSIRRIMSLGGVLGLSAAALVTVTPVSADSGADLPSGPAQDGVEVDVVPDGEQAEAEEYWTPERMAAAEPVEPEIVEEVDGATLEDIFSEFEAADPRTIEPHQSQQQNPADSPHIGKVFFSTSAGDFVCSANVVASANQSTVATAGHCLHDGGGGDFASNFVFAPAYDYGESQHGVWAAEELVTSDQWARSGDFEHDYAFAVLETKNGTTVQQQVGVASAITFNQPRGQYYSAYGYPAAAPFNGQELHQCQGTASNDPLGGSTQGIPCDMTGGSSGGPWFLGTGSAGAQNSVNSYGYTFLPDVMFGPYFGAEAEQVYDYASTR, encoded by the coding sequence ATGAGCATCAGGCGAATCATGAGCCTGGGCGGCGTCCTCGGACTGAGTGCCGCAGCACTGGTGACGGTCACCCCCGTCTCCGCAGACTCCGGAGCGGACCTTCCGTCCGGGCCCGCCCAGGACGGCGTCGAAGTCGACGTCGTGCCTGACGGCGAGCAGGCCGAGGCTGAGGAGTACTGGACGCCGGAGCGGATGGCTGCCGCCGAACCCGTGGAGCCGGAGATCGTGGAAGAGGTGGACGGCGCCACCCTGGAGGACATCTTCAGCGAGTTCGAGGCGGCAGACCCGCGGACGATCGAGCCCCACCAGAGCCAGCAGCAGAACCCGGCGGACAGTCCGCACATCGGCAAGGTCTTCTTCTCCACCTCCGCAGGCGACTTCGTCTGCTCGGCGAACGTGGTGGCGTCGGCCAACCAGTCCACCGTCGCCACTGCCGGGCACTGTCTGCACGACGGCGGCGGGGGAGACTTCGCGAGCAACTTCGTCTTCGCCCCCGCCTACGACTACGGGGAGTCGCAGCACGGCGTCTGGGCTGCCGAGGAGCTCGTGACCTCCGACCAGTGGGCGCGAAGCGGCGACTTCGAGCATGACTATGCCTTCGCGGTCCTGGAGACCAAGAACGGCACCACCGTGCAGCAGCAGGTCGGCGTCGCCTCCGCGATCACCTTCAACCAGCCCCGCGGCCAGTACTACTCGGCCTACGGCTATCCGGCTGCCGCACCCTTCAACGGCCAGGAGCTGCACCAGTGCCAGGGCACCGCCAGCAACGATCCGCTCGGCGGCAGCACCCAGGGAATCCCGTGCGACATGACCGGCGGCTCCTCCGGCGGCCCCTGGTTCCTGGGCACCGGCTCTGCCGGCGCGCAGAACTCCGTGAACTCCTACGGCTACACCTTCCTGCCCGACGTGATGTTCGGGCCCTACTTCGGCGCTGAGGCCGAGCAGGTGTACGACTACGCCTCCACACGCTGA